In Streptomyces sp. NBC_00448, the following are encoded in one genomic region:
- a CDS encoding FHA domain-containing protein, translated as MNSPDSLARGAAPASPGTLHARTVTGGIKVAPRAGLVVRFGRGERPDDVDLPVGEDDLRVSRRHGELTYRKRQWWLRNTGRQLVRLPHGRLMHTTTDPIPLVPGYTPVFVKGSGFREHLVELYVTGHDERGSVPRRRAETLPPKLWPLDDDERLLLVVMGQHYLLYEDGPRPLAYRQTAEQLAYLRPDGNWSVRRIEYKLASVRRRLHEGGFPYPLMHDGDAGTPWDNNLLHNLLKGLVESTTLVPPDLDLMETEPDEDGSGDEHADATAHGNGNGHGTDTDG; from the coding sequence GTGAACAGCCCGGACAGCCTCGCGCGGGGCGCCGCGCCCGCCAGCCCCGGCACGCTCCACGCCCGCACCGTGACCGGCGGCATCAAGGTGGCACCGCGCGCCGGGCTGGTGGTCAGGTTCGGCCGCGGCGAGCGCCCGGACGACGTGGACCTGCCGGTCGGCGAGGACGACCTGCGGGTCAGCCGCCGGCACGGCGAACTCACCTACCGCAAGCGCCAGTGGTGGCTGCGCAACACCGGCCGGCAGCTCGTCCGCCTGCCGCACGGCCGCCTGATGCACACCACCACCGACCCGATCCCGCTCGTCCCCGGCTACACCCCGGTCTTCGTCAAGGGCTCCGGCTTCCGCGAGCACCTGGTCGAGCTGTACGTCACCGGCCACGACGAGCGCGGCTCCGTACCCCGCCGCCGCGCCGAGACCCTGCCGCCCAAGCTGTGGCCGCTGGACGACGACGAACGGCTGCTGCTGGTCGTCATGGGCCAGCACTACCTGCTCTACGAGGACGGCCCGCGCCCGCTGGCGTACCGGCAGACCGCCGAGCAACTCGCGTACCTGCGCCCCGACGGCAACTGGAGCGTGCGCCGGATCGAGTACAAACTCGCCTCCGTACGGCGGCGATTGCACGAAGGCGGCTTCCCGTACCCGCTGATGCACGACGGCGACGCGGGCACCCCGTGGGACAACAACCTCCTGCACAACCTCCTCAAGGGCCTGGTCGAGTCCACCACGCTGGTGCCGCCGGACCTGGACCTGATGGAGACCGAGCCGGACGAGGACGGCTCCGGCGACGAGCACGCGGACGCCACCGCGCACGGGAACGGAAACGGGCACGGGACCGACACCGACGGCTGA
- a CDS encoding TetR/AcrR family transcriptional regulator translates to MTERAPRRADAEQNRARIVDVARVALTESADATLNSIAKRAGVGQGTLYRHFATREALLLAVYRQDIEELLRAAPELLRAHEQRPLEALRLWLDRLAAYGRIKHGVAQAVEAATRADLSNEYYGRVIDTIGSLLLAGQDAGAVRADVDAPDVLLLVDFLWRSDQGPDWEPRTRHLLGLVLDGLRARPGASAGASAGFSAEASAGA, encoded by the coding sequence GTGACCGAGCGAGCACCTCGGCGGGCCGACGCGGAGCAGAACCGGGCCCGGATCGTGGACGTGGCCCGGGTCGCGCTGACCGAGTCGGCCGACGCGACGCTGAACTCGATCGCGAAGCGCGCGGGGGTCGGCCAGGGCACGCTCTACCGGCACTTCGCCACCCGTGAGGCGCTGCTGCTGGCCGTCTACCGGCAGGACATCGAGGAACTGCTGCGCGCCGCGCCCGAGTTGCTGCGCGCGCACGAGCAGCGGCCGCTGGAGGCCCTGCGGCTGTGGCTGGACCGGCTGGCGGCGTACGGCCGGATCAAGCACGGCGTCGCGCAGGCCGTGGAGGCCGCGACCCGGGCGGACCTGTCCAACGAGTACTACGGCCGGGTGATCGACACGATCGGCTCGCTGCTGCTGGCCGGGCAGGACGCCGGCGCCGTGCGGGCCGACGTGGACGCGCCGGACGTGCTGCTCCTGGTGGACTTCCTGTGGCGCAGCGACCAGGGGCCGGACTGGGAGCCGCGCACCCGGCACCTGCTCGGCCTCGTGCTCGACGGGCTGCGGGCGCGGCCGGGGGCTTCGGCCGGGGCTTCGGCGGGGTTTTCGGCGGAGGCTTCAGCGGGGGCGTGA
- a CDS encoding SDR family oxidoreductase: protein MSTAAPATPASAASPSSPTPPLRGKVVALTGASSGIGEATALLLAARGARLVLGARRTDRLDALAARITAAGGEAVTARTDVRRSEDLAALVALAGQRFGRLDVLVGNAGIGPVSPLDDLRVEDWADMVDINVKGLLHGIAAALPVFRAQGSGHFVTTLSTAGLRIVPGQVVYAATKNAARTICEGLRQEAGPHIRVTSVSPGFVHTDFAAGAADPQVRAELLAKRDEIAIPPDAIARAIGYAIEQPADVDVNEIVIRPTAQS, encoded by the coding sequence ATGTCCACCGCAGCACCCGCGACCCCCGCCTCCGCCGCGTCCCCCTCATCCCCCACGCCCCCGCTGCGCGGCAAGGTCGTCGCCCTCACCGGCGCGAGCAGCGGCATCGGCGAGGCCACCGCACTGCTGCTCGCCGCGCGCGGCGCCCGGCTGGTGCTCGGCGCGCGCCGCACCGACCGGCTGGACGCGCTCGCCGCGCGGATCACCGCGGCCGGCGGCGAGGCCGTCACCGCCAGGACCGACGTACGCCGCAGCGAGGACCTGGCGGCGCTCGTCGCCCTCGCCGGGCAGCGCTTCGGCCGGCTCGACGTCCTGGTGGGCAACGCCGGCATCGGCCCGGTCTCCCCGCTCGACGACCTGCGGGTCGAGGACTGGGCGGACATGGTCGACATCAACGTGAAGGGCCTGCTGCACGGCATCGCCGCGGCCCTGCCGGTCTTCCGCGCCCAGGGCTCGGGGCACTTCGTCACGACCCTGTCCACCGCGGGCCTGCGGATCGTCCCCGGCCAGGTGGTCTACGCGGCGACCAAGAACGCCGCCCGCACCATCTGCGAGGGCCTGCGCCAGGAGGCGGGCCCGCACATCCGCGTCACCTCCGTCTCCCCCGGTTTCGTGCACACCGACTTCGCGGCGGGTGCGGCCGACCCGCAGGTGCGCGCCGAACTCCTCGCCAAGCGCGACGAGATCGCCATCCCGCCGGACGCCATCGCCCGGGCCATCGGCTACGCCATCGAGCAGCCGGCGGACGTGGACGTCAACGAGATCGTGATCCGCCCGACCGCCCAGAGCTGA
- a CDS encoding serine/threonine-protein kinase → MRLGTKVGERYRLTKGPIRGGSGEVWLAHDEELGRDVVLKRVLGVESPTGFDRLRAEARVLARFSHAHVVTLHDAVRVGRRNRATTYLVMEYAPGGSLDHRPPLPPHLAAHLGAQIADALIALHTEGIVHGDIKPGNVVAAGPRTVKLADFGAAYRVGGKETITPNSAIGYTPDYAAPEVVRGQPEPASDVFSLAAMVYALISGDPPRPPGAPGAGSYRPGPESRRNVELTADVGPLREPLTAMLRRDPGARPTAAEALELLRTAAGPVAELPALPDLLEPTERSSGTAEDGSEPARFPPGPFRPARFRPGRFRPGRYLRDHLRSVVAASAAVVVLAAAAGVWAASGGSGGASAAPGSAPSGRPAPKAPTSAGSVSAALVGDQRTADPCALAKPAALAQYGDAELDPAYGNFDRCDVIVDTRSGPEIDIEVEFVDGSAQPTGTVHTAGRVRVVDEPADGGECDRTLLLDGATDTGGGNSANGGHDHGGRHRSTSVHAVVTAKPADDSDPSSTVLCGMADTATTAAVAALNAVPTGGQLPRRTPALPAESLVDTDACTLLTATALEVVPGIDANDPDVSYGNWDCSWQSTTSDIDVDLAFDRGDLPTADDGTSTRLGGHRAFVAPPDSDGDHTAVVEVVYRTYTDDHGDRLAETFELEVSGSGGDARLRSMATQLAAAAAARLPTR, encoded by the coding sequence GTGCGCCTGGGTACGAAGGTCGGCGAGCGCTACCGCCTGACGAAAGGCCCGATCCGAGGCGGCTCGGGCGAAGTCTGGCTCGCCCACGACGAGGAACTGGGCCGGGACGTCGTCCTGAAAAGGGTCCTGGGCGTCGAAAGCCCCACCGGCTTCGACCGGCTCCGCGCCGAAGCCCGCGTCCTCGCCCGTTTCAGCCACGCCCACGTGGTGACCCTGCACGACGCCGTCCGCGTCGGCCGGCGCAACCGCGCCACCACCTACCTCGTGATGGAGTACGCCCCCGGCGGCAGCCTGGACCACCGCCCGCCCCTGCCCCCGCACCTCGCCGCCCACCTCGGCGCGCAGATCGCGGACGCGCTGATCGCCCTGCACACGGAGGGCATCGTGCACGGCGACATCAAACCGGGCAACGTCGTGGCCGCCGGCCCCCGCACCGTGAAACTCGCCGACTTCGGCGCCGCGTACCGGGTCGGCGGCAAGGAGACCATCACCCCGAACAGCGCGATCGGCTACACCCCCGACTACGCCGCCCCCGAAGTCGTCCGCGGGCAGCCAGAGCCCGCCTCGGACGTCTTCTCGCTCGCCGCCATGGTGTACGCCCTGATCAGCGGAGATCCGCCGCGGCCCCCGGGTGCGCCGGGCGCGGGATCGTACCGGCCGGGCCCGGAATCCCGGCGGAACGTCGAACTGACCGCCGACGTGGGCCCGTTGCGGGAGCCCCTGACCGCGATGCTGCGCCGCGACCCGGGCGCGCGGCCCACCGCCGCCGAGGCGCTGGAGCTGCTGCGCACGGCGGCCGGACCGGTCGCCGAACTGCCCGCGCTCCCGGACCTGTTGGAGCCGACGGAACGCAGCAGCGGTACGGCGGAGGACGGTTCGGAGCCCGCCCGCTTTCCTCCCGGCCCGTTCCGCCCTGCCCGCTTCCGTCCCGGCCGATTCCGTCCCGGCCGATACCTACGGGACCACCTGCGGTCGGTCGTCGCGGCTTCCGCGGCCGTGGTCGTGCTGGCGGCGGCCGCCGGAGTGTGGGCGGCGAGCGGCGGCTCGGGCGGGGCGTCGGCCGCACCCGGTTCCGCGCCCTCGGGCCGCCCCGCGCCGAAGGCGCCCACGTCCGCCGGCTCCGTCTCCGCGGCCCTCGTCGGCGACCAGCGCACCGCCGACCCCTGCGCGCTCGCGAAGCCCGCCGCGCTGGCGCAGTACGGCGACGCCGAACTCGACCCGGCGTACGGCAACTTCGACCGGTGCGACGTCATCGTGGACACCAGGTCCGGGCCGGAGATCGACATCGAGGTGGAGTTCGTCGACGGCTCGGCGCAGCCCACCGGCACCGTGCACACCGCGGGCCGGGTGCGCGTCGTGGACGAGCCCGCGGACGGCGGCGAGTGCGACCGTACGCTCCTGCTCGACGGCGCAACGGACACCGGCGGCGGCAACAGCGCCAACGGCGGCCACGATCACGGCGGGCGGCACCGTTCCACCAGCGTGCACGCCGTCGTCACCGCGAAGCCGGCCGACGACTCCGACCCCTCCTCCACCGTGCTGTGCGGCATGGCCGACACCGCCACCACCGCCGCGGTCGCCGCCCTCAACGCCGTGCCGACCGGCGGCCAACTCCCGCGCCGCACACCCGCGTTGCCCGCCGAGTCGCTGGTCGACACGGATGCCTGCACGCTGCTGACCGCGACGGCGCTCGAAGTCGTCCCCGGCATCGACGCCAACGACCCGGACGTCTCCTACGGCAACTGGGACTGCTCGTGGCAGAGCACCACCAGCGACATCGACGTCGACCTCGCCTTCGACCGAGGCGATCTGCCCACCGCCGACGACGGCACCTCCACCCGCCTCGGCGGCCACCGCGCCTTCGTCGCCCCGCCCGACTCCGACGGCGACCACACCGCCGTGGTCGAGGTGGTCTACCGCACCTACACCGACGACCACGGCGACCGGCTCGCCGAGACCTTCGAGTTGGAGGTCAGCGGCTCGGGCGGCGACGCGAGGCTGCGCTCCATGGCGACCCAGCTCGCCGCCGCGGCCGCCGCCCGGCTCCCCACCCGCTGA
- a CDS encoding MarR family winged helix-turn-helix transcriptional regulator yields MSVDGSLEALDVIERQTAVLVRNFEMFYRRTDIHDDLDRAEYLLLRTLSEVGPQDINTLAASLGLDPSTAGRQVSALCRQGLVERAAAATDRRRSIITPTAAGLRRMDAVRTARAESLADLLGGWTEEELHTLGAMFAKYNGAVARKFLADAHADGDGADAETAPAPANAR; encoded by the coding sequence GTGAGCGTGGACGGCAGCCTTGAGGCGCTTGACGTGATCGAACGCCAGACCGCGGTGCTGGTGCGCAATTTCGAGATGTTCTACCGCCGCACCGACATCCACGACGATCTGGACCGGGCGGAGTACCTGCTGCTGCGCACGCTCTCCGAGGTCGGGCCGCAGGACATCAACACGCTGGCCGCCTCGCTCGGCCTCGATCCGTCCACCGCGGGACGGCAGGTCTCGGCGCTGTGCCGGCAGGGCCTGGTCGAGCGCGCGGCGGCCGCCACCGACCGCCGGCGCAGCATCATCACGCCGACGGCCGCCGGGCTGCGCCGCATGGACGCGGTCCGCACCGCCCGCGCGGAGAGCCTGGCCGACCTGCTCGGCGGCTGGACCGAGGAGGAACTGCACACGCTGGGCGCGATGTTCGCCAAGTACAACGGTGCGGTGGCCCGCAAGTTCCTCGCCGATGCCCATGCTGATGGCGATGGCGCTGACGCCGAAACCGCGCCCGCGCCCGCCAACGCCCGCTGA
- a CDS encoding DUF2255 family protein, which yields MTHWNDADLEKIGTSGELDLRSNRADGTLRAPVTMWVVRVGDRLYVRSVKGTDGPWYQGTRSRHEGLVEAGGVRRQVAFRDADPEEYADVDAAYRTKYGRYTGIVEHVLTEGARTATLGLEPR from the coding sequence ATGACGCACTGGAACGACGCGGACCTGGAGAAGATCGGTACGTCCGGGGAACTCGACCTGCGGTCCAATCGCGCCGACGGCACCCTGCGGGCGCCGGTGACCATGTGGGTGGTACGCGTGGGGGACCGCCTCTACGTGCGCTCGGTGAAGGGCACGGACGGCCCCTGGTACCAGGGCACGCGGTCCCGGCACGAGGGCCTCGTCGAGGCCGGAGGTGTACGGCGGCAGGTGGCGTTCCGCGACGCCGATCCCGAAGAGTACGCGGACGTGGACGCCGCGTATCGCACGAAGTACGGGCGCTACACGGGCATCGTCGAGCACGTCCTGACCGAGGGTGCCCGGACCGCCACGCTCGGGCTCGAACCGCGCTGA
- a CDS encoding zinc-binding dehydrogenase, with protein MRATLLYAADDIRVEDVADPEIKNPTDAVVRIVLSCVCGSDLWPYKSLPPTDNPRHMGHEFLGVVEEVGSEVRGLRAGDVVVAPFVYADNTCVYCREGLQTSCLHGGQWGVNGVDGGQGQVARVPYADGTLVRLPVAEDSELLPDLLTLSDVLCTGYHAARTAGVGRGDSVTVVGDGAVGLAAVISAKLLGAEQIILMGRHKVRTDLGRDFGATEVVAERGEAGVARVRELTRGEGTRKVLECVGLKDAIVQSFGVVRAGGTISRVGAPQFSEVPFGFPDFMRNITLTGGVAPARAYIEELMPHVLDGSITPGRVFDRTVGLEEIADGYRAMNEREALKVLVRP; from the coding sequence ATGCGCGCCACACTGCTGTACGCGGCCGACGACATACGCGTCGAGGACGTCGCCGACCCCGAGATCAAGAACCCGACCGACGCGGTCGTACGGATCGTGCTGTCCTGCGTCTGCGGCAGCGACCTGTGGCCGTACAAGTCGCTGCCGCCCACGGACAACCCTCGCCACATGGGGCACGAGTTCCTCGGGGTCGTGGAGGAGGTCGGCTCCGAGGTGCGCGGGTTGCGGGCCGGCGACGTGGTCGTGGCGCCCTTCGTCTACGCCGACAACACCTGCGTGTACTGCCGGGAGGGGCTGCAGACCTCGTGCCTGCACGGCGGGCAGTGGGGCGTGAACGGTGTGGACGGCGGTCAGGGGCAGGTCGCGCGCGTGCCGTACGCCGACGGGACCCTGGTCAGGCTGCCGGTCGCGGAGGACTCGGAACTGCTGCCGGACCTGCTGACGCTCTCCGACGTCCTCTGCACCGGGTACCACGCGGCGCGCACCGCGGGGGTCGGGCGCGGCGACAGCGTCACCGTCGTCGGCGACGGCGCGGTGGGGCTGGCCGCGGTGATCTCCGCGAAGCTGCTGGGCGCCGAGCAGATCATTCTCATGGGGCGGCACAAGGTCCGCACCGACCTCGGGCGCGACTTCGGTGCCACTGAGGTGGTGGCCGAGCGGGGTGAGGCGGGCGTCGCCCGTGTGCGGGAGCTGACCCGCGGGGAGGGCACCCGCAAGGTGCTCGAATGCGTCGGGCTCAAGGACGCGATCGTGCAGAGTTTCGGGGTGGTGCGGGCCGGCGGCACCATCAGCCGGGTCGGTGCGCCGCAGTTCTCCGAAGTGCCCTTCGGGTTCCCCGACTTCATGCGCAACATCACGCTCACGGGTGGGGTGGCGCCCGCGCGGGCGTACATCGAGGAGCTGATGCCGCACGTGCTGGACGGCTCCATCACGCCGGGGCGGGTCTTCGACCGTACGGTCGGGCTGGAGGAGATCGCCGACGGGTACCGGGCGATGAATGAACGCGAGGCCCTCAAGGTGCTTGTGCGCCCCTGA
- a CDS encoding TIGR03767 family metallophosphoesterase yields MRAASRRQFLSGASAAAAAAALTLVDSPFASAAAHDRAVATTAARAVAVEGTTLAQAATATGTGTYKRLAAGPGWPLVVRGELAAAGSGRDTTRTGLASFVQFTDLHLADTESPVRFEYLAQYIDSAYRPHEALTVRGAASLVDRVNSLSGGPYTGLPFSLVMATGDNTDNHEQVELDWYLTVMSGGAITPNTGDTSRYEGVQNSGSALYWNPESSYQDHYKAAGFPQVPGFLAAAGKPFTATGLRTPWYTTVGNHDDSIEGTLPDLGLLGSLYTGGGKIEGVDDATAAKLADAIQHDPATAVALLLGLLEGGGPVRSVTPDARRAPFTPKQFAQAHLATARTGPGPYGHGFTPAAADSGKLYYTFPISDGVLGVSLDTTNRAGWADGSIGSAQLKWLESVLQSYSTHWYDTDGNVVRRGSQDQLVVLFSHHTSTTMGNTLPDPYNLLDGRHTGTGLVTLLQRYPNVVAWVNGHTHANLITPHGHAVPERAFWEINTASHVDFPQHARLIEIADNHDGTLSLFTTLVESAAPYATDFGTTTEPNLAALYRELSFNDPYATPAAKLGTSADHNTELLLAKPST; encoded by the coding sequence ATGCGCGCAGCCAGCAGACGCCAGTTCCTCTCCGGTGCCTCCGCCGCGGCGGCGGCCGCCGCCCTGACCCTGGTGGACAGCCCGTTCGCGTCGGCCGCGGCCCACGACCGCGCGGTCGCCACGACCGCCGCGCGCGCCGTCGCGGTCGAGGGCACCACGCTCGCCCAGGCCGCGACGGCGACCGGCACCGGCACGTACAAGAGGCTTGCGGCCGGGCCCGGTTGGCCGCTGGTGGTACGCGGCGAGCTGGCCGCGGCCGGCTCCGGGCGGGACACCACGCGGACCGGGCTCGCCTCCTTCGTGCAGTTCACCGACCTGCACCTGGCCGACACCGAGTCGCCCGTGCGCTTCGAGTACCTGGCGCAGTACATCGACTCCGCCTACCGCCCGCACGAGGCGCTGACCGTGCGCGGCGCGGCCTCACTGGTGGACCGGGTCAACTCCCTTTCCGGCGGCCCCTACACGGGCCTGCCGTTCTCGCTGGTGATGGCGACCGGCGACAACACCGACAACCACGAGCAGGTCGAACTCGACTGGTACCTCACGGTGATGAGCGGCGGCGCGATCACTCCGAACACCGGGGACACCTCGCGGTACGAGGGCGTGCAGAACTCCGGTTCCGCGCTGTACTGGAACCCCGAGTCGTCCTACCAGGACCACTACAAGGCGGCCGGCTTCCCGCAGGTGCCGGGCTTCCTGGCCGCGGCCGGGAAGCCGTTCACCGCGACCGGGCTGCGCACCCCCTGGTACACCACGGTCGGCAACCACGACGACAGCATCGAGGGCACCCTGCCCGACCTGGGCCTGCTGGGCTCGCTCTACACCGGCGGCGGCAAGATCGAGGGCGTGGACGACGCGACCGCGGCCAAGCTCGCCGACGCGATCCAGCACGACCCGGCGACCGCGGTCGCCCTCCTGCTCGGCCTGCTCGAAGGCGGCGGCCCGGTCCGCTCGGTCACCCCCGACGCCCGCCGCGCCCCCTTCACCCCGAAGCAGTTCGCCCAGGCTCACCTCGCCACCGCCCGCACCGGCCCCGGCCCGTACGGCCACGGCTTCACCCCGGCGGCGGCCGACAGCGGCAAGCTCTACTACACCTTCCCGATCTCCGACGGCGTCCTCGGCGTCAGCCTCGACACCACCAACCGCGCCGGGTGGGCGGACGGCTCCATCGGCTCCGCCCAGCTCAAGTGGCTGGAGTCGGTGCTCCAGTCGTACAGCACCCACTGGTACGACACCGACGGCAACGTGGTCCGGCGCGGCTCGCAGGACCAGCTCGTCGTCCTGTTCAGCCACCACACCAGCACCACCATGGGCAACACGCTGCCCGACCCGTACAACCTCCTCGACGGCCGGCACACCGGCACCGGACTCGTCACCCTGCTGCAGCGCTACCCCAACGTGGTGGCCTGGGTGAACGGCCACACGCACGCCAACCTCATCACCCCGCACGGCCACGCCGTCCCCGAGCGGGCCTTCTGGGAGATCAACACCGCCTCCCACGTCGACTTCCCGCAGCACGCCCGGCTGATCGAGATCGCCGACAACCACGACGGCACCCTGTCGCTCTTCACCACCCTCGTCGAGTCCGCCGCCCCCTACGCGACCGACTTCGGCACCACCACCGAGCCCAACCTCGCCGCCCTCTACCGCGAGCTCTCCTTCAACGACCCCTACGCCACCCCCGCCGCCAAGCTCGGTACCTCCGCCGACCACAACACCGAGCTCCTCCTGGCCAAGCCGAGCACCTGA
- a CDS encoding FUSC family protein, with protein MAATGWISETWDRVVGSDPGLQRLRSALSAAVAMSTTLGIEYVYGRVTDRGPQGTLVVMLLGTMMAMMGSMALGDAAGARRKIATAVFFPVALGAGMTVGVCVAGHTDTKLAVFVAVMFVAVFIRRFGMPFFFYGFMIWMGYFFASFLGATFAQLPSLLIAVAIAAAWVLLLMTTVLRTHAQRTLARVRRAFGARARSVARVCADLLEADPRDARRLARLRRKLHSRQLRLAETALVIEGWSGTPGAIPQGFSAATVRRRVLDAHLAIDALATAADAMAGTDARHIADAARIADHLAGSDYDAAERAARRLLDRYDEAGRTDPAPASVQAPASAPFPASAPAPAPDSASAAAANRAALRDVDCLAHHLATAAWEFTTLTGQAGVPDTAVDGEEVFEPAVTLAMGALPGSAAVAFSVSARSRWNPLGKLSLTTRQAVQVAVAGTLAILVGRELSQARYYWAVIATFIAFTGTATRSETFIKASNRVVGTLVGLGAGIGLAHLTAGHTYWIITVIILSMSCGFYLVSISYAAMIFFVTIMVSQLYSELHEFTAGLLMLRLEETAIGAAIGIGVALVVLPTSTRDTVYSARVGYYTALGELLRACAAQLAGEPAAEAPGLDAQVRVVDHRLQQLALVARPLTRPLVWGNDPRVMRHRLTLYAAVTRQIRALAVGPRRAPGLPPAPHLAAAARALADAATALALAPSPQSRPAAEVERALRAADAAMLAARPAPGTVLPAVTRPLLRLRQLLRELAVQGPAPETPGSSAPTSRIVATSDGTTPSRSVGPRTTIR; from the coding sequence ATGGCGGCTACCGGCTGGATATCCGAGACGTGGGACCGTGTGGTCGGCTCCGACCCGGGACTTCAGCGGCTGCGCTCCGCGCTGTCCGCCGCGGTCGCGATGAGCACGACGCTCGGCATCGAGTACGTGTACGGCCGGGTCACCGACCGCGGCCCGCAGGGCACCCTCGTGGTGATGCTGCTCGGCACCATGATGGCGATGATGGGCTCGATGGCGCTGGGCGACGCCGCCGGGGCCCGGCGGAAGATCGCCACCGCCGTGTTCTTCCCGGTCGCGCTCGGCGCCGGCATGACCGTCGGGGTCTGCGTGGCCGGGCACACCGACACCAAGCTCGCGGTCTTCGTGGCCGTGATGTTCGTGGCCGTCTTCATCCGCAGGTTCGGCATGCCGTTCTTCTTCTACGGCTTCATGATCTGGATGGGCTACTTCTTCGCGTCCTTCCTCGGCGCCACCTTCGCCCAACTCCCCTCCCTGCTGATCGCGGTCGCCATCGCCGCCGCCTGGGTGCTGCTGCTGATGACGACGGTGCTGCGTACGCACGCGCAGCGCACCCTGGCCCGGGTCCGGCGGGCGTTCGGCGCCCGGGCCCGCTCGGTCGCCCGGGTCTGCGCCGACCTGCTGGAGGCCGACCCGCGGGACGCGCGCCGGCTGGCCCGGCTGCGCCGCAAGCTGCACTCGCGGCAGCTCCGGCTGGCCGAGACCGCGCTGGTGATAGAGGGCTGGTCGGGCACGCCGGGCGCGATCCCGCAGGGCTTCTCGGCCGCGACCGTACGGCGCCGGGTGCTCGACGCCCATCTCGCGATCGACGCACTGGCCACCGCCGCTGATGCGATGGCCGGGACCGACGCGCGGCACATCGCGGACGCGGCGAGGATCGCCGATCATCTGGCCGGCAGCGACTACGACGCGGCCGAGCGGGCCGCGCGCAGGCTTCTCGACCGGTACGACGAGGCGGGCCGGACCGACCCGGCCCCGGCCTCGGTCCAGGCCCCCGCGTCAGCCCCGTTCCCGGCCTCGGCCCCTGCGCCGGCCCCGGACTCAGCCTCGGCCGCGGCGGCGAACCGGGCCGCGCTGCGGGACGTCGACTGCCTCGCGCACCATCTGGCCACCGCCGCCTGGGAGTTCACCACGCTCACCGGGCAGGCCGGGGTGCCCGACACGGCCGTCGACGGCGAGGAGGTCTTCGAACCCGCGGTCACGCTCGCGATGGGCGCGCTGCCCGGGTCCGCCGCCGTGGCCTTCTCGGTCAGCGCGCGCAGCCGCTGGAACCCGCTCGGGAAACTCTCGCTCACCACCCGGCAGGCGGTCCAGGTCGCGGTCGCGGGCACCCTCGCGATCCTCGTCGGGCGCGAGCTGTCGCAGGCCCGCTACTACTGGGCGGTGATCGCGACGTTCATCGCCTTCACCGGCACCGCGACCCGCTCCGAGACGTTCATCAAGGCGAGCAACCGCGTGGTCGGCACGCTGGTCGGGCTCGGCGCGGGCATCGGCCTGGCCCACCTCACCGCGGGGCACACCTACTGGATCATCACGGTCATCATCCTCAGCATGTCCTGCGGGTTCTACCTGGTGAGCATCTCCTACGCGGCCATGATCTTCTTCGTCACGATCATGGTCTCCCAGCTCTACAGCGAACTGCACGAGTTCACCGCGGGGTTGCTGATGCTGCGGCTGGAGGAGACCGCGATAGGGGCGGCGATCGGGATCGGCGTCGCGCTGGTCGTCCTGCCGACCAGCACCCGGGACACCGTCTACAGCGCACGGGTCGGCTACTACACCGCGCTCGGCGAGCTGTTGCGGGCGTGCGCGGCGCAACTCGCGGGCGAGCCGGCCGCGGAGGCGCCCGGGCTGGACGCGCAGGTGCGGGTGGTCGACCACCGACTTCAGCAACTCGCGCTGGTGGCAAGGCCGTTGACCCGGCCGCTGGTCTGGGGGAACGACCCCCGGGTGATGCGGCACCGGCTCACGCTCTACGCCGCCGTCACCCGGCAGATCAGGGCGCTCGCGGTGGGGCCGCGGCGTGCCCCCGGGTTGCCGCCGGCGCCGCACCTCGCCGCCGCCGCGCGGGCGCTCGCCGATGCCGCGACCGCGCTCGCGCTCGCGCCGAGTCCGCAGAGCCGGCCGGCCGCGGAGGTGGAGCGGGCGCTTCGGGCCGCCGACGCCGCCATGCTCGCGGCTCGGCCCGCACCCGGGACCGTACTTCCCGCGGTGACCCGGCCGTTGCTCCGCCTGCGCCAACTGCTGCGCGAACTCGCGGTCCAAGGGCCCGCCCCCGAAACCCCCGGGTCGTCCGCCCCCACCTCGCGCATCGTCGCCACCAGCGACGGCACCACCCCCTCCCGTTCTGTCGGCCCCCGGACCACGATCCGGTAG